A genome region from Coprococcus phoceensis includes the following:
- a CDS encoding ABC transporter ATP-binding protein, translated as MQKQNPLLRVWELGKSQHSGLICAVISAFLGVLGGMLPYFAAAQMIVNLLEGNRDMSLYFKWLCIGMAGYLVRTLLYTLALSISHKATFSVLKTIRQKILAKLPKLPLGTVTDMSSGKMKQLIVDQVDGMETTLAHLFPELTANIAGPILIIVYLFILDWRMALLSLVSIPAGMVFLMTVMGSYSKDYEGAVGTTKEMNETIVEYINGIEVIKAFNQGKSSYAKFSDRVKANAKYYYNWMKKSQFGMSMAYSIVPATLITILPVGFVFYRGGSLSAEVFITTVILALGITGPLMAAMNFVDTLAQVGTTVESVDEVLLAEEQQHEEKTVTFGKMDIGLSHVSFGYHGDKEILHDVSLAIPAGTMTALVGPSGSGKSTIAKLIAGFWDVQSGTVTIGGVDEKKIPLKQLYDQAAFVSQDNFLFDETVRENIRMGRMSATDAEIEAACRAAGCDGFIRELEKGYDTKVGSGGAHLSGGERQRIAIARAMLKDAPIVILDEATAYIDPENEAVIQEAIAKLVKGKTVIVIAHRLSTIKDADKIVVVKDGRIMASGRHEELRESCPLYESMWQAHIGAKDGDVA; from the coding sequence ATGCAAAAACAAAATCCATTACTCCGTGTTTGGGAGCTTGGAAAATCGCAGCATTCAGGACTGATTTGTGCGGTTATCAGCGCATTTCTCGGTGTCTTAGGCGGGATGCTTCCATACTTTGCTGCGGCGCAGATGATTGTGAATCTGCTTGAAGGAAATAGGGATATGTCATTGTACTTCAAATGGCTGTGCATTGGGATGGCAGGCTATTTAGTGCGGACACTGCTTTATACCTTGGCGCTGTCCATATCACATAAGGCAACCTTTTCCGTTTTAAAAACTATCCGCCAAAAAATATTGGCAAAACTGCCGAAACTCCCTCTTGGAACAGTGACAGATATGTCCAGTGGGAAGATGAAACAGCTTATTGTGGATCAGGTGGACGGTATGGAAACAACACTGGCGCATTTGTTTCCGGAGCTGACGGCAAATATAGCAGGGCCGATACTGATTATTGTTTACCTGTTTATCCTTGACTGGCGCATGGCGCTCCTGTCGCTTGTTTCCATTCCGGCAGGCATGGTTTTCCTAATGACGGTCATGGGTTCTTACAGTAAGGACTATGAGGGAGCTGTCGGAACAACAAAGGAAATGAATGAAACGATTGTAGAATACATTAACGGCATTGAGGTAATTAAGGCATTTAACCAGGGAAAAAGTTCATATGCCAAATTTTCAGACAGAGTGAAAGCCAATGCGAAATATTACTATAACTGGATGAAAAAAAGCCAGTTTGGTATGTCGATGGCTTACTCGATTGTACCTGCCACATTGATTACGATTCTCCCCGTCGGTTTTGTTTTTTACCGTGGGGGAAGTTTGTCAGCAGAAGTATTTATTACAACCGTCATTTTGGCTTTAGGTATTACGGGGCCATTGATGGCTGCTATGAATTTTGTGGATACGCTTGCACAAGTGGGAACAACGGTGGAATCGGTGGATGAAGTTCTTCTTGCAGAGGAACAACAGCATGAAGAAAAAACCGTCACATTTGGAAAGATGGATATAGGGCTTTCCCATGTGTCTTTCGGGTATCACGGAGATAAAGAAATACTTCACGATGTGAGCCTTGCAATTCCGGCTGGAACCATGACGGCTCTGGTAGGTCCGTCCGGTTCAGGCAAGTCGACTATTGCAAAGCTGATAGCAGGTTTTTGGGATGTGCAAAGCGGAACAGTGACAATAGGCGGCGTGGATGAAAAGAAAATTCCTCTGAAGCAGTTGTATGATCAGGCGGCTTTTGTATCTCAGGATAATTTTCTGTTTGATGAAACTGTCCGTGAAAATATCCGAATGGGAAGAATGTCGGCCACGGATGCAGAGATAGAGGCTGCTTGCAGGGCGGCAGGCTGTGACGGGTTTATCCGTGAACTTGAAAAGGGTTATGACACAAAGGTAGGTAGCGGAGGGGCGCATCTTTCCGGCGGAGAACGTCAGCGGATTGCCATTGCAAGGGCGATGCTGAAAGATGCTCCGATAGTCATTCTGGATGAAGCCACGGCATATATAGACCCGGAAAATGAAGCGGTCATACAGGAAGCCATTGCAAAACTTGTAAAAGGGAAAACGGTAATTGTTATTGCACACAGGCTGTCAACCATTAAGGACGCAGATAAAATTGTGGTAGTTAAGGATGGCAGAATAATGGCGAGCGGCAGGCATGAGGAACTTAGGGAAAGCTGCCCGTTGTATGAATCCATGTGGCAGGCGCATATTGGGGCAAAGGACGGTGACGTGGCATGA
- a CDS encoding ParM/StbA family protein produces MIKRIRIAIDHGNRNIKTVHTVFTTGISESDISPGRGIDYLEYNGKFYVPSNRRIPYQRDKTADQRFFLLTLLGIAKELELNPNIEKGDLIQVQMPIGLPPKHFAELYDKYETFFRGTGEMLQFNYKQKEYHVTITDVMAFPQDYAAIML; encoded by the coding sequence ATGATAAAGCGAATCAGAATTGCAATCGACCATGGAAACAGAAATATCAAAACGGTTCATACAGTATTTACGACTGGAATCAGCGAAAGTGATATTAGCCCAGGCAGGGGAATTGATTATTTGGAGTATAACGGAAAATTTTATGTGCCGAGTAACCGGAGAATTCCATATCAGAGAGATAAGACTGCCGATCAAAGATTTTTCTTATTGACACTTTTAGGAATAGCAAAGGAACTGGAATTAAACCCGAATATCGAAAAAGGTGATTTAATCCAAGTTCAAATGCCAATAGGACTGCCGCCGAAGCATTTTGCGGAACTCTATGATAAATATGAGACGTTTTTCCGGGGAACTGGAGAAATGCTTCAATTTAATTATAAGCAAAAAGAATATCATGTAACTATCACAGATGTTATGGCATTTCCCCAGGATTATGCGGCGATTATGCTGTAG
- a CDS encoding helix-turn-helix transcriptional regulator, giving the protein MNAIYNEIAHFKFAKSEYWTQAYVAELVDRDSHTIMNIENKGQYPSFNLFVKLITMFDVSVDQFIHADGGARSSSCRKHIDVLLNSMNEKELVVIEATAEGIKKARETEVPE; this is encoded by the coding sequence ATAAACGCAATCTACAATGAGATTGCACATTTTAAATTTGCAAAATCAGAATATTGGACACAAGCCTATGTTGCGGAATTAGTAGACCGTGACTCCCATACCATTATGAATATTGAGAACAAAGGTCAATATCCCAGCTTCAACCTTTTTGTTAAACTCATTACTATGTTTGACGTTTCAGTTGACCAGTTTATTCATGCGGACGGAGGGGCAAGGTCAAGCTCTTGCAGAAAGCACATTGATGTGCTTCTGAACTCCATGAATGAAAAAGAGCTTGTCGTGATAGAAGCCACAGCCGAAGGCATTAAGAAAGCCAGAGAAACGGAGGTTCCAGAATAA
- a CDS encoding energy-coupling factor transporter transmembrane component T, translating into MERYEAYQPPKKKGFYLDSRTKVLFMAFVTMLMFFVYENLAMDAAVAIIPLTLLLINRQMRTALIYGGLFALAIVAKLTQGMYVLPAILNMVSVLLVAMVIRLFPIFMLGYYIIESTSTDEFVAAMEKWHVPEAFIIPITVVFRFIPTLGEESAAITDAMRMREIQFGTKKFWQNPTALLEYRVIPLMMSVVKIGDELSAAALTRGLGGLKHRTSIAHIGFTVYDLIIAVLSAGLLVWACL; encoded by the coding sequence ATGGAACGGTACGAGGCTTATCAACCACCCAAAAAGAAAGGCTTTTATCTTGATTCGCGTACAAAAGTCTTATTTATGGCGTTTGTTACAATGTTGATGTTCTTTGTATATGAGAATCTTGCGATGGATGCTGCGGTGGCGATAATCCCGTTGACCTTGCTATTGATTAATCGCCAAATGCGGACGGCTCTCATTTATGGAGGGCTGTTCGCTTTGGCAATTGTAGCAAAGCTGACGCAGGGGATGTATGTATTGCCGGCAATCCTGAACATGGTTTCTGTGCTGCTAGTTGCAATGGTGATTCGTTTATTCCCGATTTTTATGTTGGGCTATTACATTATTGAATCTACATCCACCGATGAATTTGTGGCTGCTATGGAGAAATGGCATGTTCCGGAGGCGTTCATCATTCCGATTACTGTTGTTTTTCGTTTTATTCCAACATTAGGGGAAGAATCGGCAGCTATTACGGACGCTATGCGGATGCGTGAAATTCAGTTTGGAACAAAGAAGTTCTGGCAAAATCCTACTGCACTTTTGGAATACCGGGTAATTCCGTTGATGATGTCTGTTGTCAAAATTGGGGATGAATTATCAGCGGCAGCACTCACCAGAGGGTTAGGGGGATTAAAACACAGAACGAGTATTGCACACATTGGTTTTACAGTATATGACCTCATTATTGCCGTACTTTCGGCTGGTCTGCTGGTGTGGGCTTGTTTGTAG
- a CDS encoding TetR/AcrR family transcriptional regulator codes for MAVGTYETTHEKILESGKQLFLKNGYERTNLRELCKGAGITTGAYYRHFEDKAALFSALVEPAVEGIRKRYDAAGERCFDYISVDNMTDLWNVSVETMVEFIEFIFSHFDSFKLLLHCADGTKYVDFTDWMVEKEVQDTLKMYDVLEEKGIKYKRLGLKELHMLNHAYYSCIFETVLHDYTKEEAIQATHTLAEFITAGWRKVHGL; via the coding sequence ATGGCAGTTGGCACTTATGAGACTACCCATGAGAAGATTTTAGAAAGTGGAAAGCAGCTATTCCTTAAAAATGGCTATGAACGCACAAATCTTCGGGAGCTTTGCAAGGGTGCGGGGATTACGACTGGAGCATACTATCGGCACTTTGAAGATAAGGCGGCATTGTTCTCGGCATTGGTTGAGCCTGCTGTCGAGGGGATTCGTAAAAGGTATGATGCTGCAGGAGAGCGATGCTTTGATTATATATCTGTTGACAACATGACTGATTTGTGGAATGTTTCGGTTGAAACAATGGTCGAGTTTATTGAATTTATTTTCAGCCACTTTGATTCGTTCAAACTTCTTCTGCATTGTGCGGATGGAACAAAATATGTTGACTTTACTGACTGGATGGTAGAAAAAGAAGTTCAGGACACGTTGAAAATGTACGATGTTCTTGAAGAAAAGGGAATTAAATATAAACGGCTTGGACTGAAAGAGCTGCATATGCTGAATCATGCTTATTACTCCTGTATCTTTGAAACAGTCCTGCATGACTACACGAAAGAAGAAGCAATTCAGGCAACGCATACACTGGCAGAGTTTATTACAGCCGGTTGGCGGAAAGTGCATGGTCTTTGA
- a CDS encoding metal-dependent transcriptional regulator has translation MHLYESGEDYLEAVLVLQKKIGEVRSVDVARYVGVSKPSVSHAVSVLCDGGFLTKGDKHFISLTEEGRKVAEKIYERHKFFKEQLISAGVSPNIAETEACRIEHCVSDESFFKLKQHHEKDKG, from the coding sequence ATGCACCTATATGAGTCGGGAGAGGATTATTTAGAGGCCGTGTTAGTACTTCAAAAGAAAATAGGAGAGGTACGTTCAGTAGATGTTGCTCGCTATGTAGGAGTATCAAAGCCTAGTGTATCTCATGCAGTTAGCGTTTTATGTGACGGCGGTTTTCTTACAAAGGGCGATAAGCACTTTATTTCTTTAACAGAGGAAGGGCGAAAAGTTGCAGAGAAAATTTATGAGCGACATAAATTCTTTAAGGAACAGCTTATATCTGCTGGAGTCAGCCCAAATATAGCGGAAACTGAAGCCTGCCGTATTGAACACTGTGTCAGTGATGAATCCTTTTTTAAACTAAAGCAGCATCATGAAAAGGATAAGGGATGA
- a CDS encoding ABC transporter ATP-binding protein, giving the protein MIGTFKKIWEFSGEERGNINKSVAVSFLNAVFHMFEIGAIYFVVMALTNGDKDMKTVWISLAFMVVSIIGNAVTSRFSKLQQTHAGYFMAANRRVSIGNRLKSVPMGFFNENSLGEVTGVCTTVLGNIENLVPMTLVNILGGVIGTVVFTIMILIFDWRIGLIAAAGIIVYLLVVSSMEKKSAVIAPNSQKSQTALVETVLEYVQGMGVIKSFNLSGRGDKNLQDALEYNRKSNLGMEQLMTPYTIFQELVLQIAGIGMMLAAVVFWINGTMTLVNTLMVIIMSFLVFGQIKLFGMGISMLRLADSSIERTLQTEDMEQMDESGKALAVKKHDIVFDDVHFAYESKEILHGINLQIPDKTTTAVIGPSGSGKTTLCNLIARFWDVNSGSVKIGGKDVRDYTLESLMEQISMVFQNVYLFADTIENNIKFGRPEATHAEVVAAAKRACCDDFIEALPDGYNTVIGEGGASLSGGEKQRLSIARAMLKDAPIVILDEATANVDPENEDRLQKAIEELTKDKTIIMIAHRLKTVRNADQILVVDNGKIVQQGKHDDLIKQQGIYADFVLGRKEAIGWKLNAGN; this is encoded by the coding sequence ATGATTGGTACATTCAAAAAAATATGGGAGTTTTCCGGTGAGGAAAGAGGCAATATCAATAAATCCGTGGCGGTAAGTTTTCTGAACGCTGTTTTCCATATGTTTGAGATTGGTGCAATTTACTTTGTGGTAATGGCACTGACAAACGGAGATAAGGATATGAAAACTGTCTGGATTTCCCTTGCCTTTATGGTCGTCAGCATTATTGGAAATGCAGTTACCAGCCGTTTCTCAAAATTACAGCAGACACACGCCGGCTATTTCATGGCAGCTAACCGGAGGGTTTCTATTGGGAACCGCCTAAAAAGTGTGCCTATGGGATTTTTTAACGAGAACAGTTTGGGCGAGGTAACTGGAGTATGTACAACGGTACTTGGCAATATTGAAAATCTGGTTCCTATGACATTGGTAAATATTTTAGGCGGCGTTATAGGAACGGTTGTGTTTACTATAATGATTTTAATTTTTGACTGGAGGATCGGGCTGATTGCCGCAGCAGGAATCATCGTGTATCTGCTGGTTGTATCTTCTATGGAGAAAAAATCTGCTGTCATTGCGCCTAACTCGCAAAAATCTCAAACGGCTCTTGTTGAAACTGTTCTGGAATATGTGCAGGGAATGGGCGTTATCAAGTCTTTTAACCTGAGTGGGCGGGGCGATAAAAATCTTCAGGATGCGCTGGAATATAACCGGAAAAGCAATCTTGGTATGGAGCAGCTTATGACGCCTTACACGATTTTTCAGGAGCTTGTATTGCAGATTGCGGGTATCGGCATGATGCTGGCAGCGGTTGTGTTCTGGATAAATGGAACAATGACATTAGTTAATACTTTGATGGTGATTATTATGTCATTTCTGGTGTTTGGGCAGATCAAGCTGTTCGGAATGGGTATTTCCATGCTGCGTCTGGCAGACAGTAGCATCGAAAGAACATTACAGACAGAGGACATGGAGCAGATGGACGAAAGCGGCAAAGCACTTGCTGTGAAGAAACATGACATTGTATTTGATGATGTGCATTTCGCCTATGAAAGCAAAGAAATTCTTCATGGAATCAACTTGCAGATTCCAGACAAAACCACTACCGCAGTGATCGGTCCCTCTGGTTCCGGCAAAACAACGCTTTGTAACCTGATTGCCCGGTTTTGGGATGTAAATAGCGGCTCGGTTAAGATTGGCGGAAAAGATGTGAGGGATTACACGCTGGAATCCCTGATGGAGCAGATTAGCATGGTGTTCCAGAATGTCTATCTTTTTGCAGATACGATTGAAAATAACATTAAGTTTGGCAGACCGGAGGCTACCCATGCCGAAGTTGTTGCGGCAGCAAAAAGAGCCTGCTGTGATGATTTTATCGAGGCGCTTCCTGACGGTTACAATACGGTTATCGGTGAGGGAGGAGCTTCTCTTTCCGGAGGTGAAAAGCAAAGGCTCAGCATTGCAAGGGCTATGTTAAAAGATGCGCCTATCGTTATTTTAGATGAAGCAACTGCAAATGTAGACCCTGAGAACGAGGATCGCCTGCAGAAAGCCATTGAGGAACTGACAAAGGATAAAACAATCATTATGATTGCACACAGGCTGAAAACGGTGCGGAACGCAGACCAGATACTGGTGGTGGATAACGGAAAAATCGTGCAGCAGGGTAAACATGACGATTTGATTAAACAGCAGGGCATTTATGCTGATTTTGTACTTGGGCGTAAGGAGGCAATCGGCTGGAAGCTGAATGCCGGCAACTAA
- a CDS encoding ABC transporter ATP-binding protein has product MIEFQNVTFTYQSTERESGVYDLNLTIPDGQIVLLCGESGCGKTTLTRLINGLTPEYYEGKLDGIVLVNGKETTKTPLYELSKVVGSVFQNPRSQFFNVDTTGEIAFGCENIGLPKEEIYRRIGQVTGELRIQKLLDRSLFALSGGEKQKIACASVSAMEPEIFVLDEPSSNLDVATIADLKHIVAKWKSMGKTVIIAEHRLYYLMDIADRVIYLKNGRIEKDMSATAFAQFSEEQLRTMGLRSLHPARFSNIPNVVIGDSSIEVKDFLFSYGKIEAMNIPKMSVPQGAIVGILGDNGAGKTTFAKCLCGLEKSAKGTLQIGKEILGAKQRIKKCYMVMQDVNHQLFTESVSDEIMLSMQGQDEQTDKNQTEEILSSLNLLEYKELHPMSLSGGQKQRVAIGSAIASDKEILVFDEPTSGLDYHHMLEVADNLQRLSDMGKTLFIITHDPELIAKCCNYFVFIEHGKTVWSGRWTEDNKKRIAEFFSFAN; this is encoded by the coding sequence ATGATTGAATTTCAAAATGTCACTTTTACTTATCAAAGCACAGAGCGAGAGAGCGGTGTTTATGATTTAAACTTAACAATCCCGGATGGACAGATAGTTTTGCTTTGTGGAGAATCTGGTTGCGGTAAAACAACACTTACCCGATTGATTAATGGATTGACACCAGAATACTATGAGGGAAAACTGGATGGGATTGTATTGGTAAACGGAAAGGAAACAACTAAAACACCGCTGTACGAGCTTTCAAAGGTGGTCGGTTCTGTATTTCAGAATCCACGCTCCCAGTTCTTTAATGTGGATACTACTGGGGAGATTGCTTTTGGATGTGAGAACATCGGATTACCAAAGGAAGAGATATATAGGCGGATTGGGCAGGTTACAGGAGAATTGAGAATACAAAAGTTGCTTGACCGCAGCTTGTTCGCCCTTTCTGGCGGCGAAAAACAGAAAATAGCGTGTGCATCTGTTTCTGCTATGGAGCCGGAAATTTTCGTGCTGGATGAACCGTCCTCGAATCTTGATGTGGCTACGATTGCTGATTTGAAGCACATTGTTGCAAAATGGAAATCGATGGGCAAGACGGTTATTATTGCAGAACATAGGCTTTATTATTTGATGGATATTGCAGACCGGGTGATTTACTTAAAAAATGGCCGGATTGAAAAGGATATGTCTGCCACTGCATTTGCACAATTTAGTGAAGAGCAGCTTCGGACGATGGGGCTCCGTTCCCTTCATCCAGCTCGCTTTAGCAACATACCGAATGTGGTTATAGGAGACAGTTCCATTGAAGTTAAAGATTTTTTGTTCTCATATGGAAAGATAGAAGCAATGAATATACCGAAAATGTCCGTTCCGCAAGGAGCGATTGTAGGAATTCTTGGAGATAATGGAGCAGGAAAGACCACATTTGCAAAATGTTTGTGTGGATTGGAGAAATCGGCAAAAGGTACGCTGCAAATCGGAAAAGAAATTTTGGGAGCAAAGCAGCGAATCAAAAAGTGTTATATGGTCATGCAGGATGTAAATCATCAGCTTTTTACGGAAAGCGTGTCTGATGAAATTATGCTCAGTATGCAAGGGCAGGACGAACAGACCGATAAAAACCAAACGGAGGAAATACTTAGCAGTTTGAATCTATTAGAGTATAAAGAACTGCATCCGATGTCATTATCCGGTGGTCAAAAGCAACGGGTAGCAATAGGAAGTGCAATTGCATCGGACAAAGAAATTTTGGTATTTGACGAGCCGACTAGTGGTCTGGACTATCATCATATGCTGGAAGTTGCTGACAATTTGCAAAGGCTTAGCGATATGGGGAAAACATTGTTTATTATAACTCATGATCCGGAATTGATTGCAAAATGCTGTAATTACTTTGTGTTTATTGAGCATGGCAAAACGGTATGGAGTGGCAGATGGACAGAGGATAATAAAAAACGTATTGCAGAGTTTTTTTCTTTCGCAAATTAA
- a CDS encoding MptD family putative ECF transporter S component encodes METNKKLKAKDLINVGIYTAIYIVFFFVAGMLNAIPVLYPFLYVLIPLISGIPFMLFLTKTEKFGMVTIMSVICGVFWFFMGYTWTAIVGYVVFGLIADLVLKAGKYKNFKVDVIGYWLFSCGMIGCQAPMWVMADTYMAQVEASMGEQYASELAHYMPSWMGIAAIAIIFIGSLLGALLGRKMLKKHFERAGIV; translated from the coding sequence ATGGAAACAAATAAAAAGCTCAAAGCGAAAGACCTTATCAATGTCGGTATTTATACCGCTATCTACATCGTATTCTTTTTCGTTGCAGGTATGCTCAATGCAATTCCGGTGCTTTATCCGTTCTTGTATGTATTGATTCCGCTGATTTCTGGAATCCCATTTATGTTGTTTCTGACAAAGACTGAGAAATTTGGTATGGTTACAATTATGTCTGTGATTTGTGGCGTTTTTTGGTTCTTTATGGGATATACATGGACAGCAATAGTAGGTTACGTTGTATTTGGACTGATTGCTGATTTGGTATTAAAGGCGGGAAAATATAAGAACTTTAAAGTGGATGTGATTGGTTATTGGTTGTTCTCCTGCGGTATGATCGGTTGTCAGGCTCCAATGTGGGTGATGGCAGATACATATATGGCACAGGTAGAGGCATCTATGGGGGAACAGTATGCAAGCGAGTTAGCCCATTATATGCCTTCATGGATGGGAATTGCCGCAATAGCAATTATATTCATTGGCTCTCTGTTAGGAGCATTGCTTGGACGTAAGATGTTGAAAAAACATTTTGAAAGGGCAGGCATTGTCTAA
- a CDS encoding ABC transporter ATP-binding protein: protein MNYIVTTTNITKQYKDTTALNNVSVHIPRGSIYGLVGNNGAGKTTLMRLLLGLQNPTSGQIKIADNIKTGAILETPAVYPYWSAKRNLKYQLSLIKNPKYSVSELLKIVGLKDTRKPLIQYSLGMKQRLGLALALANQPDLLFLDEPLNGLDPSGIRQIRNLIKALSEDHGVTIVISSHILDELQKIVTHIGFLKDGILIHECKNSEITEESLEEFYFDEFEQ from the coding sequence ATGAATTACATTGTAACAACAACCAATATTACAAAACAATACAAGGATACAACTGCATTGAATAACGTATCTGTTCATATTCCTAGAGGTTCTATTTACGGATTAGTCGGGAATAATGGTGCTGGAAAAACAACTCTTATGAGACTATTATTAGGATTACAAAACCCTACCTCTGGTCAGATAAAAATCGCTGACAACATAAAAACGGGAGCTATATTAGAAACTCCTGCAGTATATCCGTATTGGTCTGCCAAACGAAACTTGAAATATCAGCTATCCTTGATAAAAAATCCAAAGTACAGTGTTTCTGAATTACTTAAAATAGTAGGATTAAAAGATACACGTAAACCACTTATACAGTATTCCCTTGGTATGAAACAACGTTTAGGGCTTGCATTAGCTCTTGCTAATCAACCGGATTTATTATTCCTTGATGAACCATTAAATGGCTTAGATCCTTCCGGGATACGTCAAATTAGAAATTTAATTAAAGCCTTGAGTGAAGACCACGGAGTAACTATAGTAATTTCAAGTCATATTCTTGATGAATTACAAAAAATTGTCACTCATATAGGATTTCTGAAAGACGGAATTTTAATTCATGAATGTAAAAATAGTGAAATAACAGAAGAATCATTAGAAGAATTCTATTTCGATGAATTTGAACAGTAA
- a CDS encoding AMP-binding protein has product MQYGDEIAVTDSEKKITYLELNQKAICIGQYFMEKGICKDDKVLVQMPNRISFVAVLFALAKIRTVPIMMLPAHREAELEGIIALAKPTAYVVAEIV; this is encoded by the coding sequence GTGCAATATGGAGACGAGATTGCAGTTACAGACAGTGAAAAGAAAATTACCTATTTGGAACTGAATCAGAAAGCAATCTGCATAGGACAGTATTTTATGGAGAAAGGTATCTGCAAAGATGATAAGGTACTTGTGCAGATGCCGAACAGAATCTCTTTTGTCGCGGTTCTCTTTGCCCTTGCGAAGATTAGGACTGTACCGATCATGATGCTGCCGGCTCACAGGGAAGCAGAATTAGAGGGGATCATAGCACTGGCCAAGCCGACAGCGTACGTTGTAGCCGAAATAGTGTAA
- a CDS encoding alpha/beta hydrolase — translation MQLEIIKKVSLLNKNTILFVHGAYHAAWCWEEHFIPFFYAHGYNVYAMSFRNHGNSERIENVDQIVVKDMVEDLIKTIDIIDGKIILIAHSLGCRIAQMCLEEIYSSIQSVVLITPMPVRNNFLQLLQMSKKQRKNNLEYILFSERLDSEQKEYYMSLLDKESKKVEYAMMKRQKKFSIYVRKIPTLVIGSYNDQCVILQAVKDNAKIHTAELKIVDSVCHDMMLDPDWRNIADLIFKFIEKTIDKKSGDNYNDNYVSTQAHQGGE, via the coding sequence ATGCAATTGGAAATTATAAAAAAAGTAAGTCTGTTAAATAAGAATACCATTTTATTTGTGCATGGAGCATATCATGCAGCATGGTGTTGGGAAGAACATTTCATACCGTTTTTTTATGCTCATGGATATAATGTTTATGCTATGAGCTTTAGAAATCACGGTAACAGTGAAAGAATAGAAAATGTTGATCAGATAGTAGTCAAGGATATGGTAGAAGATCTAATAAAGACTATAGATATAATTGATGGAAAAATTATCTTGATAGCACATTCATTGGGATGCAGAATCGCACAGATGTGCTTGGAAGAAATATACTCTTCAATACAGTCAGTTGTTTTAATTACACCAATGCCAGTAAGAAATAATTTTTTACAATTACTACAGATGAGTAAAAAGCAGAGAAAAAATAATTTGGAGTATATTCTTTTTTCAGAAAGGTTAGATTCAGAACAAAAAGAATACTATATGTCATTATTAGATAAAGAGTCAAAAAAGGTTGAGTATGCCATGATGAAACGTCAAAAAAAATTCTCTATATATGTTAGAAAAATTCCAACCCTGGTAATTGGATCATATAATGACCAATGTGTAATTCTGCAGGCAGTTAAAGACAATGCTAAAATACACACCGCGGAGTTGAAGATTGTAGATAGTGTATGTCATGATATGATGCTTGATCCGGATTGGAGAAATATAGCAGATTTAATTTTCAAATTTATAGAAAAAACTATTGACAAAAAAAGTGGGGATAATTATAATGATAACTATGTTAGCACACAGGCGCATCAAGGAGGTGAATAA